GGTCAGCAGACGGCCGCCTGGTGCCAGGCGTCCAGCCAGGCCTGCCAGGAACTCTTCAGTCCATAACTCAGGACAGCGCTGCGGTGAGAAGGCGTCCTGGAGGATTAGATCAAAATGCTGTTCACCGGGGATCATCTGCAACATGCGCCGGGCATCTCCCCAGAGCAGCTCGCCCCTGCTGCAGGTGTGATGCCAACCCCCGTGATCACGCATCTGTTCGAGGATCTCCAGAACGGATGTCGACCAGCTGCTGCGGAAGTGCGGCTGGGCTAAGGCCAGCTCCAGAGGTCGCCGGTCGAGTTCCAGCCCCCACCACATCAGCTCAGGAGCTGGTGAGGGAAGCGCTTCCAACACCGCGGCGCTGTTGTATCCAAGGCCAACACAGACATCGAGAACCCTGAGCGCTGTCCCGTTGCGAAATCGCTCCAGCTGGGCTGGCACGGCGAACTTCGCGATGGCTTCGTTGCGGGCACCGGCGGAATTGTGAAAGGCCTCACCAAACCGCTCGCTTTGCAGGCTGAAACTCCCGTCCGCAGTCGGATAGGCGTGCAGTGCTCCGAGGTCAGGTCCGCAGTCGTGCAAGGTCATCCCAGAACGAGGGGTAAGACACCGCCGCGGCCTCGCTTCGATTCAGTGTTGAGTCACCGCTTGCTAGCAGTGATGCCACCGCCAAACTCATGGCCACGCGGTGATCCGTTTCACTGTCCAGCGCCGCCCCTCGCAGGGGACGACCTCCGCGAATCACCAGACCATCGGGTGTTTCATCGAGGTCAGCGCCCATGGCCTTCAGTTGACGGGCCATCACGGCCAGGCGATCTGTTTCCTTGACTCGAAGCTCGGCAGCTCCGCTGATGTGGCTTTCGCCATCGCAAAAACAGGCCGCCACCGTGAGGATCGGCACTTCATCCACCAGCCGGGG
The sequence above is a segment of the Synechococcus sp. PROS-7-1 genome. Coding sequences within it:
- a CDS encoding MnmC family methyltransferase, with product MTLHDCGPDLGALHAYPTADGSFSLQSERFGEAFHNSAGARNEAIAKFAVPAQLERFRNGTALRVLDVCVGLGYNSAAVLEALPSPAPELMWWGLELDRRPLELALAQPHFRSSWSTSVLEILEQMRDHGGWHHTCSRGELLWGDARRMLQMIPGEQHFDLILQDAFSPQRCPELWTEEFLAGLAGRLAPGGRLLTYSRSAAVRASLRRNGLTLLSLLPAPGERPGWSSGTMAVRPGPPIPDAGPGWRALLAMEEEHLHTRAAVPFRDPSSADDSAAILRRRSLEQASCKLEATNAWQRRWRQDATG